The Scleropages formosus chromosome 11, fSclFor1.1, whole genome shotgun sequence genome window below encodes:
- the cib1 gene encoding calcium and integrin-binding protein 1 — translation MGTTASQLPKDLLSEYQELTFLTKQEILLAHKRFTELVAKEDRNDPSPRVPMSKILTLPELKSNPFRKRICHVFSTSESKDGSLTFEDFLDLLSAFSDSATLEIKSHYAFRIFDFDDDGTLDRGDLEKLVNCLTGETDDTRLTPEEMKQLINNILEESDIDKDGTVNLSEFQHVISRSPDFVSSFKIVL, via the exons ATGGGAACGACGGCCAGTCAGCTACCAAAGGATTTGCTGTCAGAGTATCAG GAGCTGACATTCCTAACAAAGCAAGAAATCTTACT GGCTCACAAGAGATTCACAGAACTCGTTGCAAAAGAAGATCGAAATGATCCCAGTCCTAGGGTGCCCATGTCCAAAATTCTCACATTACCCGAACTCAAG TCTAACCCTTTTAGGAAACGGATTTGCCACGTGTTCTCTACATCTGAAAGTAAAGATGGCAGTTTGACATTTGAAGATTTTCTGGATTTACTAAGTGCCTTCAGTGATTCTGCCACGTTGGAAATTAAATCGCACTATGCATTCCGCATTTTTG ACTTTGACGATGATGGCACCCTTGACCGTGGAGACTTGGAGAAGCTTGTCAACTGTTTGACTGGAGAAACGGACGATACCAGGCTCACTCCTGAAGAGATGAAACAGCTCATCAACAAC ATCCTTGAGGAGTCTGATATAGACAAAGATGGAACAGTGAACCTCTCTGAGTTCCAACATGTCATCTCAAGATCTCCAGATTTTGTCAG TTCATTTAAGATTGTGCTCTGA
- the man2a2 gene encoding alpha-mannosidase 2x isoform X2: MKLKKQVTVCGGAIFCVAVFSLYLMLDRVQHDPARRQNAGNFPRNRIEQLEQLLEENHQIISHIKDSVLELTDTGAVAPSGQLPFRSANGSWVLPFDGRPTFLSVMPQDCQFALGRRKDTELQMLDVYSLLNFDNVDGGVWKQGFEISYEPNEWDKEPLQVFVVPHSHNDPGWIKTFDKYYSDQTQHIFNNMLVKLAEDPRRKFIWSEISFLAKWWDSVDTQKQETMRKLILSGQLEIVTGGWVMTDEANVHYFAMIDQLIEGHQWLEKNIGVTPRSGWAVDPFGHSATMPYLLKRANLTSMLIQRVHYSIKKHLAFSRNLEFMWRQAWDTDSSTDIFCHMMPFYSYDVPHTCGPDPKICCQFDFKRLPGGRVNCPWKVPPRAVVEANVAERATLLLDQYRKKSKLFRSKVVLVPLGDDFRYDKALEWDQQYLNYQKLFDYMNSHPEMHVHAQFGTLTDYFNAIYKMNGVAQGARPPDYPVLSGDFFAYADREDHYWSGYYTSRPFYKNFDRVLESHLRGAEILYSLAVAHARHLGMEGRYPVSDYTFLTDARRSVGLFQHHDAITGTAKEAVVIDYGTKLLRSLMGLKKVIINAAHFLILKNKDLYRFYQTEPFLETDDRRATQDSLPQRTLIELDPSPRYLVLFNPVEQERLCVVTVLVNTARVRVLTEDGQTLPAQLSAQWTSPSEMSPDGYQVSFMARLPALGLAVFHLYDSFDSPLTLRSDAALRLNGRGLTVRGVDPLPLRTLAADERRFYIHSQSLTLGFSGTTGLLESIRRKDDPQEVRVQMEMLIYGTRPSKDKSGAYLFLPDGKAKPYTQKERPVVRVVEGPLFSEVVSHYQHFQLTVRINNVPGVDGLSLDITTLVDIRDQANKELAMRLVTDIQSKDTFFTDLNGFQIQPRRYFKKLPLQANFYPMPTMAYIQDTQYRLTLHTAQALGVASLDSGQLEVILDRRLMQDDNRGLGQGLKDNKRTANKFRILLERRAGASKALDSGPISFPSLLSHMTSAILNHEVLALPVVPKKRGVPPLRTFSPLSAALPCDIHLLNLRSIQGQQEHVPSPYTALILHRKGLDCSLEAQNPGFNCSTTQGRLAIAGLLQSLDVHLLQPMSLSLMFSSTPLTNTSVIHLDPMEISTFRIKLR; the protein is encoded by the exons ATGAAGCTGAAGAAGCAAGTTACCGTGTGTGGTGGTGCCATTTTCTGCGTGGCTGTCTTCTCACTCTATCTCATGCTGGATCGAGTCCAACATGACCCAGCCAGGCGCCAGAACGCTGGCAATTTCCCCAGG AACCGCATCGAGCAGCTCGAGCAGCTCCTGGAGGAGAACCACCAGATCATCAGCCACATTAAGGACTCTGTGCTGGAGCTGACTGACACGGGCGCTGTGGCTCCGAGTGGTCAGCTGCCCTTCCGCAGTGCTAACGGTTCCTGGGTGCTACCCTTTGATGGACGCCCCACCTTCCTTTCCGTCATGCCACAGGATTGCCAGTTTGCCCTGGGAAGGCGTAAGGACACTGAACTACAG ATGTTGGACGTGTACTCACTGTTGAACTTTGACAACGTGGATGGAGGAGTGTGGAAACAGGGCTTTGAGATCTCCTACGAGCCAAACGAGTGGGACAAGGAGCCGCTGCAGGTGTTTGTGGTGCCACACTCTCACAATGATCCAG GATGGATTAAAACCTTTGACAAGTATTACAGTGACCAGACACAACACATCTTCAATAACATGTTGGTGAAGTTGGCTGAGGATCCCAGACGCAAGTTCATTTGGTCTGAGATTTCCTTTCTTGCCAAGTGGTGGGACAGTGTGGACACCCAGAAGCAAGAAACCATGCGCAA GCTAATCCTCAGCGGGCAGTTGGAAATTGTGACAGGAGGCTGGGTAATGACAGATGAGGCTAATGTTCATTACTTCGCCATGATTGACCAGCTTATCGAGGGTCACCAGTGGCTGGAGAAGAATATAG GAGTGACCCCCCGCTCTGGCTGGGCAGTTGACCCCTTTGGCCacagtgccaccatgccctACCTGCTGAAGAGGGCTAATCTGACCAGCATGCTTATTCAGAGAGTCCATTACTCCATCAAGAAACACCTTGCTTTCAGCCGCAACCTGGAGTTCATGTGGAGGCAGGCATGGG ATACTGATTCCAGCACAGATATCTTCTGCCACATGATGCCCTTCTACAGCTACGATGTCCCTCACACATGTGGGCCTGATCCCAAGATCTGCTGCCAGTTTGATTTTAAGAGGCTTCCCGGGGGCAGGGTGAATTGTCCCTGGAAAGTGCCGCCCCGGGCCGTTGTGGAAGCTAATGTGGCCGAGAG GGCAACCCTCCTTCTAGATCAATATCGGAAGAAGTCAAAGCTGTTCCGCAGCAAAGTGGTTTTGGTTCCTCTGGGGGATGATTTCCGTTACGATAAGGCTCTGGAGTGGGACCAGCAGTACCTCAACTACCAGAAGCTCTTTGATTACATGAATTCACACCCAGAGATGCACGTTCAT GCTCAGTTTGGGACTCTGACAGACTACTTCAATGCGATTTACAAAATGAACGGAGTGGCTCAAGGAGCAAGACCACCAGACTATCCTGTGTTGAGTGGAGATTTCTTTGCATATGCTGACCGAGAGGACCATTACTGGAGCGGGTATTACACCTCCCGGCCATTCTACAAGAACTTCGATCGTGTTCTGGAATCCCATCTGAG GGGTGCAGAGATCCTTTACAGCCTGGCCGTGGCTCACGCACGCCACCTGGGCATGGAAGGCCGCTACCCTGTCTCAGACTACACCTTCCTGACTGACGCTCGCCGCAGTGTCGGTCTCTTCCAGCACCACGATGCCATCACAGGCACAGCCAAAGAAGCTGTTGTAATCGACTATGGGACCAA GTTACTCCGATCCCTCATGGGTTTAAAGAAAGTGATTATCAACGCAGCACACTTTCTTATTCTGAAGAACAAGGATCTTTACCGCTTCTACCAGACAGAACCTTTCCTGGAGACG GATGACAGGCGTGCAACACAAGACTCCCTGCCCCAGCGCACACTGATTGAACTGGACCCCTCTCCCAG GTACTTGGTGTTGTTTAACCCGGTCGAGCAGGAGCGCCTGTGTGTGGTCACGGTTTTGGTGAACACAGCACGAGTTCGTGTGCTGACGGAAGATGGGCAGACCCTCCCGGCACAGTTAAGTGCCCAATGGACCTCACCCAGTGAGATGAGCCCCGATGGATACCAG GTCTCCTTCATGGCTCGCCTTCCAGCTCTGGGCTTGGCTGTGTTCCACCTCTACGACTCCTTTGACTCGCCCCTGACTTTGCGTTCTGATGCTGCCCTTCGGCTGAACGGGCGAGGGCTAACCGTGCGAGGAGTGGACCCTCTGCCGCTGCGGACACTTGCTGCCGACGAGCGCCGCTTCTACATCCATAGCCAGTCCCTCACATTGGGCTTCTCGGGAACCACAGGCCTGTTGGAG AGCATCCGCCGCAAGGATGACCCACAGGAGGTGAGGGTGCAAATGGAAATGCTAATCTATGGCACACGACCTTCCAAGGACAAGAGCGGAGCCTACCTCTTCCTCCCAGATGGAAAAGCCAAA CCATACACTCAGAAGGAGCGGCCTGTAGTGCGTGTGGTTGAGGGCCCCCTCTTTTCTGAAGTTGTGTCACACTACCAGCACTTCCAGCTCACTGTTCGCATTAACAATGTTCCAG GGGTGGATGGCCTCTCTCTGGACATCACCACCTTGGTGGACATCAGAGATCAGGCCAATAAAGAGCTTGCCATGCGATTGGTCACTGACATCCAGAGCAAGGATACCTTCTTCACAGACCTTAATGGCTTCCAG ATTCAACCACGACGCTACTTCAAGAAGCTCCCGCTCCAGGCAAACTTCTACCCCATGCCCACCATGGCTTACATCCAGGACACCCAGTACCGCCTCACCCTGCACACAGCTCAGGCCCTAGGAGTGGCGAGCCTGGATAGTG GCCAGTTGGAGGTCATCCTAGACAGGCGTCTGATGCAGGACGACAAccgtggactgggacagggGCTGAAGGACAACAAGAGAACTGCCAACAAATTCCGCATCCTACTGGAGAGAAGAGCAGGCGCCAGCAAG GCACTGGACAGTGGTCCTATCAGCTTCCCTTCACTTCTCAGCCATATGACTTCAGCCATCCTGAACCATGAGGTCTTGGCCCTGCCGGTGGTGCCGAAGAAGCGGGGGGTGCCACCCCTTCGCACATTCAGCCCTTTGTCGGCTGCGCTGCCCTGCGACATTCACCTGCTTAACCTGCGCAGCATACAGGGCCAG CAGGAGCATGTCCCGTCGCCCTACACTGCGCTCATCCTGCATCGCAAAGGTCTGGACTGCAGTTTGGAAGCCCAGAACCCTGGCTTCAACTGCAGCACCACGCAGGGCAGG CTGGCCATTGCAGGATTACTCCAGAGCCTGGATGTGCATCTGCTCCAGCCCATGTCCCTGTCCCTCATGTTCTCCAGCACACCCCTAACCAACACTTCTGTCATCCACCTGGACCCCATGGAGATCTCTACCTTCAGGATCAAACTGCGCTAG
- the man2a2 gene encoding alpha-mannosidase 2x isoform X1 produces MKLKKQVTVCGGAIFCVAVFSLYLMLDRVQHDPARRQNAGNFPRSQISVLQNRIEQLEQLLEENHQIISHIKDSVLELTDTGAVAPSGQLPFRSANGSWVLPFDGRPTFLSVMPQDCQFALGRRKDTELQMLDVYSLLNFDNVDGGVWKQGFEISYEPNEWDKEPLQVFVVPHSHNDPGWIKTFDKYYSDQTQHIFNNMLVKLAEDPRRKFIWSEISFLAKWWDSVDTQKQETMRKLILSGQLEIVTGGWVMTDEANVHYFAMIDQLIEGHQWLEKNIGVTPRSGWAVDPFGHSATMPYLLKRANLTSMLIQRVHYSIKKHLAFSRNLEFMWRQAWDTDSSTDIFCHMMPFYSYDVPHTCGPDPKICCQFDFKRLPGGRVNCPWKVPPRAVVEANVAERATLLLDQYRKKSKLFRSKVVLVPLGDDFRYDKALEWDQQYLNYQKLFDYMNSHPEMHVHAQFGTLTDYFNAIYKMNGVAQGARPPDYPVLSGDFFAYADREDHYWSGYYTSRPFYKNFDRVLESHLRGAEILYSLAVAHARHLGMEGRYPVSDYTFLTDARRSVGLFQHHDAITGTAKEAVVIDYGTKLLRSLMGLKKVIINAAHFLILKNKDLYRFYQTEPFLETDDRRATQDSLPQRTLIELDPSPRYLVLFNPVEQERLCVVTVLVNTARVRVLTEDGQTLPAQLSAQWTSPSEMSPDGYQVSFMARLPALGLAVFHLYDSFDSPLTLRSDAALRLNGRGLTVRGVDPLPLRTLAADERRFYIHSQSLTLGFSGTTGLLESIRRKDDPQEVRVQMEMLIYGTRPSKDKSGAYLFLPDGKAKPYTQKERPVVRVVEGPLFSEVVSHYQHFQLTVRINNVPGVDGLSLDITTLVDIRDQANKELAMRLVTDIQSKDTFFTDLNGFQIQPRRYFKKLPLQANFYPMPTMAYIQDTQYRLTLHTAQALGVASLDSGQLEVILDRRLMQDDNRGLGQGLKDNKRTANKFRILLERRAGASKALDSGPISFPSLLSHMTSAILNHEVLALPVVPKKRGVPPLRTFSPLSAALPCDIHLLNLRSIQGQQEHVPSPYTALILHRKGLDCSLEAQNPGFNCSTTQGRLAIAGLLQSLDVHLLQPMSLSLMFSSTPLTNTSVIHLDPMEISTFRIKLR; encoded by the exons ATGAAGCTGAAGAAGCAAGTTACCGTGTGTGGTGGTGCCATTTTCTGCGTGGCTGTCTTCTCACTCTATCTCATGCTGGATCGAGTCCAACATGACCCAGCCAGGCGCCAGAACGCTGGCAATTTCCCCAGG AGCCAGATCTCCGTGTTGCAGAACCGCATCGAGCAGCTCGAGCAGCTCCTGGAGGAGAACCACCAGATCATCAGCCACATTAAGGACTCTGTGCTGGAGCTGACTGACACGGGCGCTGTGGCTCCGAGTGGTCAGCTGCCCTTCCGCAGTGCTAACGGTTCCTGGGTGCTACCCTTTGATGGACGCCCCACCTTCCTTTCCGTCATGCCACAGGATTGCCAGTTTGCCCTGGGAAGGCGTAAGGACACTGAACTACAG ATGTTGGACGTGTACTCACTGTTGAACTTTGACAACGTGGATGGAGGAGTGTGGAAACAGGGCTTTGAGATCTCCTACGAGCCAAACGAGTGGGACAAGGAGCCGCTGCAGGTGTTTGTGGTGCCACACTCTCACAATGATCCAG GATGGATTAAAACCTTTGACAAGTATTACAGTGACCAGACACAACACATCTTCAATAACATGTTGGTGAAGTTGGCTGAGGATCCCAGACGCAAGTTCATTTGGTCTGAGATTTCCTTTCTTGCCAAGTGGTGGGACAGTGTGGACACCCAGAAGCAAGAAACCATGCGCAA GCTAATCCTCAGCGGGCAGTTGGAAATTGTGACAGGAGGCTGGGTAATGACAGATGAGGCTAATGTTCATTACTTCGCCATGATTGACCAGCTTATCGAGGGTCACCAGTGGCTGGAGAAGAATATAG GAGTGACCCCCCGCTCTGGCTGGGCAGTTGACCCCTTTGGCCacagtgccaccatgccctACCTGCTGAAGAGGGCTAATCTGACCAGCATGCTTATTCAGAGAGTCCATTACTCCATCAAGAAACACCTTGCTTTCAGCCGCAACCTGGAGTTCATGTGGAGGCAGGCATGGG ATACTGATTCCAGCACAGATATCTTCTGCCACATGATGCCCTTCTACAGCTACGATGTCCCTCACACATGTGGGCCTGATCCCAAGATCTGCTGCCAGTTTGATTTTAAGAGGCTTCCCGGGGGCAGGGTGAATTGTCCCTGGAAAGTGCCGCCCCGGGCCGTTGTGGAAGCTAATGTGGCCGAGAG GGCAACCCTCCTTCTAGATCAATATCGGAAGAAGTCAAAGCTGTTCCGCAGCAAAGTGGTTTTGGTTCCTCTGGGGGATGATTTCCGTTACGATAAGGCTCTGGAGTGGGACCAGCAGTACCTCAACTACCAGAAGCTCTTTGATTACATGAATTCACACCCAGAGATGCACGTTCAT GCTCAGTTTGGGACTCTGACAGACTACTTCAATGCGATTTACAAAATGAACGGAGTGGCTCAAGGAGCAAGACCACCAGACTATCCTGTGTTGAGTGGAGATTTCTTTGCATATGCTGACCGAGAGGACCATTACTGGAGCGGGTATTACACCTCCCGGCCATTCTACAAGAACTTCGATCGTGTTCTGGAATCCCATCTGAG GGGTGCAGAGATCCTTTACAGCCTGGCCGTGGCTCACGCACGCCACCTGGGCATGGAAGGCCGCTACCCTGTCTCAGACTACACCTTCCTGACTGACGCTCGCCGCAGTGTCGGTCTCTTCCAGCACCACGATGCCATCACAGGCACAGCCAAAGAAGCTGTTGTAATCGACTATGGGACCAA GTTACTCCGATCCCTCATGGGTTTAAAGAAAGTGATTATCAACGCAGCACACTTTCTTATTCTGAAGAACAAGGATCTTTACCGCTTCTACCAGACAGAACCTTTCCTGGAGACG GATGACAGGCGTGCAACACAAGACTCCCTGCCCCAGCGCACACTGATTGAACTGGACCCCTCTCCCAG GTACTTGGTGTTGTTTAACCCGGTCGAGCAGGAGCGCCTGTGTGTGGTCACGGTTTTGGTGAACACAGCACGAGTTCGTGTGCTGACGGAAGATGGGCAGACCCTCCCGGCACAGTTAAGTGCCCAATGGACCTCACCCAGTGAGATGAGCCCCGATGGATACCAG GTCTCCTTCATGGCTCGCCTTCCAGCTCTGGGCTTGGCTGTGTTCCACCTCTACGACTCCTTTGACTCGCCCCTGACTTTGCGTTCTGATGCTGCCCTTCGGCTGAACGGGCGAGGGCTAACCGTGCGAGGAGTGGACCCTCTGCCGCTGCGGACACTTGCTGCCGACGAGCGCCGCTTCTACATCCATAGCCAGTCCCTCACATTGGGCTTCTCGGGAACCACAGGCCTGTTGGAG AGCATCCGCCGCAAGGATGACCCACAGGAGGTGAGGGTGCAAATGGAAATGCTAATCTATGGCACACGACCTTCCAAGGACAAGAGCGGAGCCTACCTCTTCCTCCCAGATGGAAAAGCCAAA CCATACACTCAGAAGGAGCGGCCTGTAGTGCGTGTGGTTGAGGGCCCCCTCTTTTCTGAAGTTGTGTCACACTACCAGCACTTCCAGCTCACTGTTCGCATTAACAATGTTCCAG GGGTGGATGGCCTCTCTCTGGACATCACCACCTTGGTGGACATCAGAGATCAGGCCAATAAAGAGCTTGCCATGCGATTGGTCACTGACATCCAGAGCAAGGATACCTTCTTCACAGACCTTAATGGCTTCCAG ATTCAACCACGACGCTACTTCAAGAAGCTCCCGCTCCAGGCAAACTTCTACCCCATGCCCACCATGGCTTACATCCAGGACACCCAGTACCGCCTCACCCTGCACACAGCTCAGGCCCTAGGAGTGGCGAGCCTGGATAGTG GCCAGTTGGAGGTCATCCTAGACAGGCGTCTGATGCAGGACGACAAccgtggactgggacagggGCTGAAGGACAACAAGAGAACTGCCAACAAATTCCGCATCCTACTGGAGAGAAGAGCAGGCGCCAGCAAG GCACTGGACAGTGGTCCTATCAGCTTCCCTTCACTTCTCAGCCATATGACTTCAGCCATCCTGAACCATGAGGTCTTGGCCCTGCCGGTGGTGCCGAAGAAGCGGGGGGTGCCACCCCTTCGCACATTCAGCCCTTTGTCGGCTGCGCTGCCCTGCGACATTCACCTGCTTAACCTGCGCAGCATACAGGGCCAG CAGGAGCATGTCCCGTCGCCCTACACTGCGCTCATCCTGCATCGCAAAGGTCTGGACTGCAGTTTGGAAGCCCAGAACCCTGGCTTCAACTGCAGCACCACGCAGGGCAGG CTGGCCATTGCAGGATTACTCCAGAGCCTGGATGTGCATCTGCTCCAGCCCATGTCCCTGTCCCTCATGTTCTCCAGCACACCCCTAACCAACACTTCTGTCATCCACCTGGACCCCATGGAGATCTCTACCTTCAGGATCAAACTGCGCTAG